The following proteins are co-located in the Alistipes sp. ZOR0009 genome:
- a CDS encoding lipopolysaccharide biosynthesis protein, with protein sequence MGNLKKLAGHTLIYGLSSLLARFINYLMNPIYTNYFKNPSEYAIYSEFYIYIPILLTILTLGLETGYFRFSNKYTEEKEKVYSTTFTFLLITSSLFVLYTTFGYEGIINGLDLSPNRWYVILTGWIVFFDVLCAIPFVRLRNENKASTFVILKTVNILINVLFNLILLFVVPKLFPSLPRMGILVIFIANLIASVATLFLVIRYAGFPRLRISKPLMKELAIYSIPLVISGLAGQINDLLDRYSIKYLLPESSKPMFQLGIYTSNLKLAIVLTLFTQMFRYAAEPFFFNNVKKEDSGKTYADVFKYFSVFGMIIFLLVTLYIDIFQYLEGSNYREGLFIVPVLLLSYYFVGLLYNLQIIFKLHDKTRRTVDVTVAGLVLLIIFNIFMVPRFGYQAAAWGRLVSFIFMCVVSYWFGKKIISIPYDFKNIAFYFLLGLGIYFLSVVIRQDSIFLRLTINSLLFGGYIFIFMYHERINPLAIVKSVLKWKSR encoded by the coding sequence GTGGGAAACCTAAAAAAACTTGCTGGTCATACTCTTATTTATGGCTTGAGTAGCCTGTTGGCTAGATTTATTAACTATTTGATGAATCCTATTTATACCAACTATTTTAAGAATCCCAGCGAATATGCCATTTATAGCGAATTCTATATTTATATACCCATTTTGCTAACAATCCTAACTTTGGGTTTGGAAACGGGATATTTTCGCTTTTCAAATAAGTATACCGAAGAAAAGGAGAAGGTTTATTCTACAACTTTTACCTTTTTGCTAATAACTTCAAGTTTATTTGTGCTCTATACTACATTTGGTTATGAGGGTATTATAAATGGTTTAGACTTATCACCAAATAGGTGGTACGTTATTTTAACTGGTTGGATTGTCTTTTTTGATGTGCTTTGTGCCATTCCATTTGTTAGGTTGAGAAACGAAAATAAGGCATCAACCTTTGTTATTTTAAAGACAGTAAATATTCTTATCAACGTATTATTTAACTTAATACTTCTTTTTGTAGTACCTAAGCTGTTTCCATCTCTTCCTCGAATGGGAATACTTGTAATTTTTATCGCAAACTTAATTGCTTCTGTAGCTACATTATTCTTGGTAATTCGTTATGCTGGATTTCCACGGCTTCGAATATCTAAACCTTTAATGAAGGAGCTGGCAATATATTCGATTCCACTTGTTATTTCTGGTTTGGCTGGTCAAATTAACGATTTACTTGATCGTTATAGCATAAAGTATCTTTTGCCAGAATCGAGTAAACCTATGTTTCAGTTGGGAATTTATACTTCAAACTTGAAGTTGGCAATTGTATTGACTCTTTTTACTCAGATGTTTAGGTATGCTGCTGAGCCTTTCTTTTTTAATAATGTTAAGAAGGAAGATTCAGGGAAAACGTATGCGGATGTTTTTAAGTACTTTTCTGTTTTTGGAATGATAATATTCTTGTTAGTAACTCTTTACATAGATATTTTTCAATATCTCGAAGGATCTAACTATCGGGAAGGTTTATTTATAGTGCCTGTACTGTTGCTATCCTACTATTTTGTTGGGTTGTTATATAATCTGCAAATTATATTTAAGCTACACGATAAAACTCGAAGAACAGTTGATGTAACTGTGGCAGGATTGGTATTACTCATTATTTTCAATATTTTTATGGTTCCACGTTTTGGATATCAAGCTGCTGCTTGGGGTAGGTTGGTTTCATTCATATTTATGTGCGTGGTAAGTTACTGGTTTGGTAAGAAAATTATTAGTATTCCATACGATTTTAAAAACATAGCCTTTTACTTTTTATTAGGATTAGGAATATACTTTTTAAGTGTGGTTATACGTCAGGATAGTATATTTTTACGACTTACGATTAATAGCCTTCTTTTCGGAGGGTACATTTTTATTTTTATGTACCATGAGCGAATTAATCCTTTAGCAATTGTTAAATCTGTTTTGAAATGGAAGTCAAGGTAA